Sequence from the Sphingobacteriaceae bacterium GW460-11-11-14-LB5 genome:
AATCTTTTTATCGGACCGGTTTTATCTAAAACGGCGGTTAGCCCCATGCCATGGTGCGACGGTGATGACATATAGTTTTGCATATAATTACGGTCCATCGGATTACCGGTTTGCTCAGGGAAAGAAGTCAGCGCATTACTCCATAATTGATTATCGCCCAAGGCCCAGTGTGCCGATACAAATGAAGTTTGAGGTGCATCGGTAATACCCGACCATTGTTTACGGTAGCCAGCTTTAAAATCAAGGTAATTTTCAATTCCTGAGAGCGCCGGATTTAGCAGATACTGATTAAAAATGTATTGGGTATACTGTGGCTTTTGTTGTGCACAAACCTTAAATGTTGCAAAAAGAGCAAATATGATGATGAGTTTTTTCAATTTATCTGATTATAGTGAGCGGTCCTGTTATTGTTTTTCTTCCGTTACGGGGGTTGATGACATAATAATAAACACCTACCGGAAGTGGTTCATTTTGGTAATTCCCATCAAAAGGAATTTTATATCCATTGCTAAAAAATACCTTATTCCCGTTTCTGTTAAAAATTTCGACAGTTGCATTTGGGTAAGATTCTAAATATTTAATAACCCAGGTATCATTTACATTATCGCTATTTGGTGTAAAGGTATTGGGTGGATTTAATACTTGCAAAACTTTAATCAAAACTTTCGATGTCGTGGAGCAGCCATCAGGCTGTGTGGTTGCTGTAAGCGTATATTCTGTATCGTTATCTGGTGAGGCAATGGGATTTAATACATCTGTTTTGTTTAAACCTGTTGCAGGCGACCATTTATATTTCAGGTTAGTACCTTCAGCAGTGGCAGGGATTTCGATCTGTCCACCTGCTAAAATGTAAACCAATGTACCTGCATTAGCAACAGGCGATTTGTACACTTCGATTGTATTGGTTATGGAGCTGGGACAACCATTATCACCTGTAAAGGTATAAGTGATGAGATGTGGCCCAAGTCCGGCAATTTTCGGATTAAAGGTACCATCTTCTTTTATGCCATCGCCACTATATACGCCTGGCGCTCCATTCATTTCTTCTCCAGCTTTCTGTTTCGCCTGCGTAATTAAAACGGTTCCATCGGCCTCGCAAACCGGAGCCATATCATCAAACACCAATTGCGGAACGGGTTTTAAGGTAAGCGTTTGATCTAAAAATTTAGAACAGTTTTCTCCGGAATAAGCGACAAGCCTGATGTTAAAAGTTCGGTCGGTGGTGCCGCCAAAAGTATCATACTTTATCACAAAAACTTCGTTATTACCGGGATAAGGGATGGTTTTGTAAATAGAAGCTTCTCTGCCAAAATCTCTGTAAATCTCAATCTTTGTAATGTTACCTGTAAATACGGTGGATGTATTTTTAATCATGATATCTTCACTCACACAGCTATGATCGTTCAAAATTTCAAAATCTGCTGCTTTAACATCACCATTTACCGTAAATGGTTTTCGTGCGAACACCTCACAACCATCCTGATTATTCACCGTCAGGATCACATTGTAATTACCCGTGGCTGCAGGCGTAAAAGTACCATCTACTCCTGTGGTTGTGGCGATTACATTATTGTTATTGTCAGTGTACTTCCACTCAAAAGTTAAGCCTGTTGTAGTTCCATCTGCATTTTTGGAAATATTTTTAAACCTGGCTACCCCATCTGCCAAACAAAAATCAGGAAGCTCGAAATCAGCCGATTGCGGATCAATTACAGTTACTGCTTTGCTTTTCAAGATGCTCACACATCCTTTATCGCTTTCCGTTATTAAAGTAATGGTATAAGAGCCAATAGCACTGTATTGATGAACAGGATTTTGCTGAGTAGAAGCCGTACTTCCATCGCCAAAATCCCAGGTCCATTTCACAATAGTGCCCGGGCTTTCAATCGTCGATTTTTCAGTTAAAATAATCGGTTTGCCCACACATAAACCTTTCACATCAAAATCGGATATGGGTTGAGGATTAATCACAATTGGAAATACAGAAGATGTTTCTGAACATTTAGAATCTGTCGTAGCCGTTAAAACCACATTATAAGTCCCCGGACGATCATAAATATGAACAGGGTTCTGCTCAGGAGACGTTTTCCCATCACCAAAATCCCATAACCACTGTGTAATGCTTCGCGAATTTGAATTGGATTCACTTTTATCCGTAAACTGAACACCAGTAGACTGGCAACCCGTAGCCGGTAATTCGAATGCCGCTGTAGGTTGATTATCAACCGAAAAATCGATAATCAATTCTTCAGTATTACCACAATTATCGGCATTTGGCTTAGTTGCAATTACTTTAAACTGATAATCACCAGGATTTGGATAATTCAGGTCGTTAGGATACTTGTAGGTATAGTACGTATTGTTATCATTTGGCCTGGTAAAGGTGTTTATTGCCACGGGGTTATCATCGGTAAAACGTGCTGCGCCCTCAATCTCCCAATCTATCTTAGTGGCCTGGTAAGGTAAATTTATCGTTAAACTAATGGGTTCTCCTAAGCAACCGCTGCTAATAGGTTGTCCTGTAACCGCACTGGTGGGTTGAAAAGTAAAATTCTGAATATTTGCCCCGGCTAAATAAGCATAAGACTCTACTGCTCCGTAACCATATGAAATTGCCGAAAAACCACCTGCCGCAGATAACCTGTGCTGGGGCTGTGTATTGGTCACGTCAATTACAGCGTAGCTAAAAGTGTTATCTATATTGGTAAAGTTATTCACCGGGTTACCATCCAGCCTAAATGAAGCTATATCTGCTGTTTTAATAATTACATTCAGATAGTACCTCGTGATCTGGGTAGGAACGCCTACTGATCCCAAATCAGAAAAAACCGTAATGTTATTTAGTGTTTGCTCAACGGGATTAAGCACGGTTATTTCAGGATCACCAGGAAATTGATATTGGTTGGTATTGGTTCCATTGTTTAGGTTGCAAGTTTGCGAAGTTTGGTATTGTGCCACCGCAATTGGTTTCGAACCTGAAATTACATTTGCTGAAGTAGTGAAAAAGGTAATCACTGCTCCTTTATTGTAAGGATTAGAAAGCGGAGTTCCATTGGCATTAGTGGTGCTCCCATTTACGGTTAAAACCGTATTGTCATCAGCTACAATTACCCTCATAATATCGGTATTACCATGAAGGGTGTTATAAAAAGGTGCGGTTACAAAATTCTTTCCCCATGCAGAAACCGGAAAAACCTGTTGGTACAGGTTATCTCCCCCAGCTGGATTACGACTATTACCTTCATTACAAAAAGCTGCCCAGGTATTACCTGTAAATACAGCTATAGGATTACAGTTTAAGGCTTTGATGTGGCTTCCGGTTAAATCACCAACTGATTGATATTGATAAACATCGCCTCTATTTAACTTAATGGTAAAAGTGGCATCAGCGTTTCTTCCTCCGTATCTTTCGTTTTGTTTAGGCGTAATTTCTACATCAGTATTATCAACTGTTGCTACAATTGTAAATTGCGAAAAACCCTGTTGATTTCCATGATTTTCATAACTAAAGGCATAATACTCTTGTCCCAGCGTATTGGTTGGTAAGACTAAGGTACCACCCGTACGGGCATTATTGGAAATAATACTATACAATGATATGGCCTTCGTTGTAACCACATGAATGGCTTTATTGGGTTCTATTAAATTGGAGCTGCCCATCAACACCGCGTAAGTATTGGGATTGATTACAAATGGCAAACAGGTATTTGCAGGTATGGTTGCACCTGCCGGAGAAACTAAAGTATTACCAACATAAACTTCATATTCGGTAGCCTGATCTGCAGATAAAAACAAGGTTAACCTCGACCTATCTCCATCAATATGCCCTGCATAAGGAACATAAAAATCTTTTCCCTTATTTGATGTGTTTTGAGCAAAAGACAAGGACCTTGCAAAGAGCAAGAAAAACAAAACCAATAACCAATGTCTGCTCATTACCTATCAGTTTAGTTTGAAAACGTTATACATGTTTGTTTGATTAGATATGCAATATACTATTAATCAAATCACAAGAAAAAACAATTATTAGAATTTTAACAATTTTTAAGTAGAAAAACGGCCTTTCGTGTAATAAACTGAATGAGTAGTGTAAAAAAGTTTCAGATGCGAAAGTAATGACTTAGAAAAAAGGAATATCATGTAAAACAAAAAAGCCACCTTATTAAAAGTGGCTATAAGATAAATATTCAGTTATTGCCTTGATCGGACTGATCGCCGCTACCGTATTTTGCAGAGAAATCTTTAGCTTTCTCATCTGCAACACTATCGTTATGATCTTCAGGTTCCAGATTTTCGTCTAAGCGGTCGTTCCAATCATTTAATCCCTTTTCAGGATGTTTTGCATTTTCTGCTGTAAAATCAGATTTTGATTTAGCCAGATCTTCTTTTTTATTTTCCATGTTGGCGTTTATTTTAGATAAAACAGTGCCGCTAACAGAAAGTTTGGTTCAGTACGATTATTTAACAGGAGGTTCATCTTTGGCATCCTTAAATTCTTTCACACTTCTCCCAATTCCCCTCATCAATTCCGGTATTTTTTTACCACCAAAAATAAGCAGGATAACCACTCCTATTAAAATAATTTCTATTGCAGACATATCTTTATATTTTTCACAATATACGTTAATTCTTATGAAATGGATTGTTAGTGATTGGGTTAATCGGTTAATTGTTTAAATCGGCGAATTGACAAAACTACAGACTTAAGCCTTCGGACTAACGATAGGATAGTCTACACCAAACACCAAGCGCCTAACCCTAGACTAGCAAGGCATTTAAAGTCCTCTTTTTGATTTTAGGCACCGCGCCATGACGCATAAATTCGGCAAAACCTTTTAATTGTTTGATTGACTTAATGGCTTCGTATCCTTCATAAGAAGTTCTGATTTTGTTTAGCAGCATGATATCTGTTTTAAACAGGTCACTTTCAACTAATATCCCTTTATTCAGAAATTTCTTAATCAGTTCGGCCATTTTGCCATTGGCATATAAATTAAGTGGTAATTTAAACATATCATTATTGAGCTTTTCGAAAGCTTCATTGATCCAAAGCACCTCAGTCTCTACATTCACGGCTATTTTTCCATCCTTCAAAACAACGGAAGTCAAAAATTCGCGGGCACGCTGACGGGAAATTATCCCACCATGAACCCCGTCCCGTAAAGTATAATCCAAACGATCGGCACAGAGCGCTGGCAAGGGTTGTTCTAAAATATCAAAAGTACCGTACAAAATCTGGTTAACATTGTATCCATAATTTAACAGTACATCAGGCACTTCCGATTTACATAAAACTTCTGCAAAAACCTTTTCATGATAATCTTCATCTGTATTGTCGAAAACATAATCTCCCACATGAGAAAAAGCAGTATGCGAAATATCGTGCAGCAAACCGGCAATTTGTTCCAGTTCTGAGCCACCTAACATCCTGATCAACATGGTTACGCCAATGGCATGCTCCAGTCGCGAATGACAGATATCCGGGTTGACCAAAAATATAGCCCCGCTTTGATGGATCCCGCCCAACCTTTTTAAAGTATCCGTATTTAACAGATCAGAAAATACCGCCGGCAATTCCATTTTGCCATACAAAAAATCGTTTACCTGGATCATGTTGCTTTATTTAGTTATAAGGAATAATCAGCAGTAAAAATACTAATTATTTTAGCTTTATTATAAAAAATTATCCACATTAAAACTTTAATAAACTAAATTAATTAGCCATAAAACTACTTTCAAATATTTTGAAAGCTATTATTACAATTTCATGATCAACAAAAAAGCAGCAGTAAAAACAAGCCTATAAATTAAACGTTATACTTGTAAAAAACAGCTATATGGCAACTGCTCAGCAAATTAGAAAAGCATATTTAGATTATGTTTTAACCAACGATGAAAAACCAAAATCGGTTTATATTTTTGTGAAAAAGCTTAAAATTACCGAGGCTGATTTTTATCAGTTTTTCTCTTCTTTCGAAAGCATAGAAAAAACAATCTGGTTCGAACTTACCTTCGAAACCATTAGCAAAATCAAAGAACAGGAAGTTTGGCCCCAGTATACTTCCAGAGAAAAAATGCTTTCTTTCTTTTACAGTTACCTGGAAAACCTGAAAAACGAACGCAGTTTTGTGATTTACAGTTTAAAGAATCACCATGGTAAATTTTCTACTCCTGATGTTCTGGCTGGCGTAAAACCCATTTTCGAAAATTTTGCTCAGGAAATTATTGAAGAAGGTTTAGATAGTGGCGAACTTGCTGAACGTCGTTTTTTAAGTAAGCGTTACAAAGATGCATTATGGATTCAGTATGCTTTTATTGTTAATTTCTGGATCAACGATGATAGCGAAGGTTTTGAAAAAAGCGACGAAGCCATCGAAAAAGGCATCAATGTCACTTTTGATCTTTTTCAGCATTCGCCAATTGATAATTTATTGGAATACGGAAAGTTTTTATCCAGAAATGGGAAGTTTGCAGATAAGATGAGGTTTTAAATACCAGATGAAGACACAAAAAAGTATTCCAACTACCAAGGTAGAGCGTTCGGCAAAATTTGTTAAAACCGGTATTCAGATTGGGGGCAATTATATTAAACATTACTCCAAAAAATTGTTTAACCCTGAAATGGACCGCGAACAGCTAAACGAAGATAATGCCACCGACATTTATAAATCACTGAGCGAATTAAAGGGAAGTGCCTTAAAAATTGCACAGATGCTGAGCATGGATAAAAATATCCTGCCAAAATCATATGTAGATAAATTTACCCAGTCGCAATACAATGCCCCGCCCCTTTCGGGTCCATTAATTGTCCGGACTTTTACCAAAAATTTCGGTAAAACACCTGAAAACATTTTCGATAGTTTTAACTTAAGCTCCAGCAATGCAGCTTCTATCGGACAGGTGCACCAGGCAACGCTTAATGGTAAAAAACTGGCCGTTAAAATTCAATATCCAGGTGTAGGTGATAGCATTTCTTCTGATTTAAAACTGGTAAAACCTTTCGCTTTCCGTTTATTGGGCATGTCGGAAAGGGAATTGAATATCTATATTAAAGAAGTTGAAGAACGTTTGCTCGAAGAAACAGATTACGAACTGGAAGTTAGGCGTTCAATAGAATTTTCTGAAGCCTGTAAAAACCTCTCTCATGTGATTTTTCCGAAATATTATCCCGAATTATCTGGAAAGCGGATCATTACCATGGATTGGATTGATGGCTTACATTTAAAAGAGTTTTTACAAACCAATCCTTCTCAAGCGCTGCGAAATAAAATCGGTCAGGCGCTGTGGGATTTCTACAACTTTCAACAGCACGAACTCAGGGCCGTACATGCCGATCCACATCCGGGAAATTTTATGATTACGCCGGACGAAAATTTGGGTGTAATTGATTTTGGCTGTATTAAGGAAATGCCTGATGATTTTTATTACCCGTTTTTCTCCTTAATTTCAACTGATGTAATTCATGATAAAAATAAAACGATAGATGCTTTTAGAAAACTGGACATGATTCATGCAGACGATTCTCCTGAACAGGTTGAGTTTTATCATCAATCGTATAGAGAGATGATCAGCCTGTTTGCCAAGCCTTATACCAGTAAATCTTTCGATTTTAGTAAGCCTGACTTTTTTGAGCAACTGTATAGGTATGGTGAAAAGATTTCGAAAATGCCGGAATTTAAGCAGGCACGGGGCGTAAAACATTTTATTTATGTTAACCGGACTAATTTTGGCCTGTATACGATATTACATGAATTAAAGGCAACGGTTAAAACAGATACTTATAAACCTAATGTATAGTGCATAGTTGTCATTTCAAGCTCGGGGCTTCGAGAAGAAATTTATATTACTTTGATATTGGTCCTTCCTTACTGGATGAATACTAACCATTAAGGAATTAAGAAAATTAAGGTTTTTCTAAGATGTTATAGAGGAAGTTATCTCTTTGGAAGATCCGTCATTTCGAGCGTAGCCGAGAAATCTATGAGTAAATTTTAATAATACAACTTATAAACTTCTCTCTCTAAAGTTCGGAATTGCTCTCCAGCCGCAAAAACGACCATTCGATCGAATAAGCTATTTTATGAATTTTTCTTTACTACTTCAACCATATGATCGATATCAAATGGTTTTTCGATATAGTCATCAGCTTTGCAATCTTCGGCCTGTTGTGGTAAGTTATTTGATGTTGAGGTTAGCACGGCCGATACATCTTCGGTTTCAGGGTCAGATTTAAGTTCTTTAATCACCTCTGATCCTTTCTTTTTACCCTTGATGTGATCATCTACAATCACTACATCGGGTTCAATTTCATCTATTTTATCTATCGGCTCGGTTGTCAATGATGCCGTAACATCAAAGCCTTCCTCTTCCAATACCTGGTCCATTATATCGAGGATATCTTTATTATCCTGAACAAGTACAACCTTTTTCTTCATAAATAAACAGACTAAATTCTCACTAAAGATAAAGAAAAAGACTAATCCAATAATAAATCTTAAAATATTTTACAATTGGTTAGTAAATGTTGCAGGTTTTCGTCTTGAATTAATGCCTGTTCGTCGAGTATTACCTATCGATTGTATAAAAACGCAACATGGCCTGCAACGTTTTTCATTTCATTGCGTCTTATCTACAAAACTACAACAAAAAGACTTAAACATTTAAATAACAATTAATTAACATTTAATTATTAAATAAAAATATTATGAAAACCTCAATCAAAACCCTAATCGCAACTTCATTAACAGCAATCGTTTTATCTTCAGCAGTATTTACTACAAGTGTTTCTGCAACAGAAAAAGAACCGGATGCCATTTTAAAAATATCGGCTTTTAAAAGAATTTCTGTAAAAGGAAATGTAGAAGTAACCATTATCCAGCGGAGTAATCCTGGCATTTCTTATACTGATGACAACACCGGAACAGCAAAGGTGATGCAGGATGGTGATAATTTAAAAATCGCTTCTACCAGTACCGAAAAAGCAAAATTAACCGTTTATGTAAACGATTTTTACAGAATTGAAGCTTCAGAAAATGCAATTGTTAAAACAGAAGGAAAACTAAGAACTAAATATCTTCAGATCTTTTTAAAAGGAAATGCACATGCCGAAATCAATACCAGCTCAGAAGGTTTATATACTGTAATTTCTGATCAGGCAGATTTAAAATTAAGTGGTTCTACTGATAACCATACTTTAGTAATGGGTAAATCGCAAAAATTAACCATCGATAGATTTGCAGCTTTGAAAACCAACATCAGCTCTGTAGAAACTGTGGCTGTTGAAAAAGAAATTGCCGCAATCAAATAATCATAAAACACACCAATGAAACAAGGCTTTCTGATCGCAATCAGAAAGCCTTTTGTTTTTAAAGGTGATTATATTATAAACTTCTTTAATTCTATTTTCATTTTCTGCTGGTTTCGGTTAACCTCCAGTTGAATTTTATTCCTGGCTAAAACCCTCAATTGTTGTGTGATCTGATCAACAGATTCGGGCACAAGCTGATTAACTTTTATCAGTTCATCACCCTTTCTCAAACCCGCCTGATAAGCCAAACCATCCTCATCAACATTTTTAACAATAAATTTACCACCCTCTTTCTGGAAACCCAAACCCAGTGCATACAATGGTACAATTGGTGTTTCGAAATTTTTATTCGGACTTAACTGGATATAGTTTAAACTATAATTAAACAGCATATTGAATTTACCGATTAGCGACATGCCCAACAAACCATGACTGTTAAAACCATATGGATTTTGTTCTTTGGGCAAATCGACCGTTACCACGGGGTTGTTAAGATTATAGCCTGCAATACTAATTGCATCAATCCCTCCAATTTGCGCTTTACTAATCTGATTGGTTAAATCCATCGAAGCACTTGATCTTTTATTTCTCAATTTATCAACCAGGCCATTTACATAAGTATTTAAAAAATAATTACCTGAAATACTGCCACCATTACCGGTATCAAACATTAAAATACTGGGATAATTAATGCCATTCACTTTTAATGTAACTTCTAATTTGGCTGTATTTCCATTCAGTTTTACAGGTACTTTATTTCCTGTTGATTGATCAAAATAGCCGAAATTATAAATACTCATCAAGTTATCGTCTAAATTAACGGCAACCTGATAATCTTTTAAAAGATCAAAGCCAATAATGCCATCCATTGGCTGGCCTACTACCTGCGATAAAGCATTTAAATTGGCAACAACAACTTGTTTCCCCCGCACATTTACACCTTCGATATTTAACGCTAATGAATCGATGGTTTTAAATTGTCCGCCCTTACCCGCTGTTTTAATATCGATGGCTTTTTGATTGATTTTTATATTTAAGCTTGTGGCCAGACTTTCATTTATAGTTGTTGCACCCGCACCGCTATCGAACAGGAAATTGTATTTTTTACCTGCTATGGCTACTTCTACAAACATTAAACCTGCTGAACGTTTAACATTTACTTTCGACAGTAATTTAGCTGGTTGCAATTCTTGAAAAACAGGATCAGCAAGCCCCATTAACAGCTCGAAATGACCGATTCTTTCAAAAGTTAAAAACTTGCTCATCCGCAACCAGGAGATCATTTTCGGTCCAGTTTTTGGAACGGCAACCTGTTTTGCATAGATTTTATTGTTCTTTTTAACTACCGTTTCATAATAAACCGTATCTAAAATAACCGGATTTACGAGTTGCGGCACAACCGGATACACATCCCTGTCACTATATTCGGCAATACGAAAAGATGGATCGAGTGCATCGAGGATATTTTTAATATGATGTGTCTTTAAATTTTCACCAAACTGCTGCAATGCATATTTAATCTGAACATCATTGGCTTCCTGTTGTGCAAATGCATGTTGACTAATCAACAAAAGCACAATATATACTATTTTTTTCATGGTAGTTATTTAGTTGAATGAGTAGATTGATCGGCCATTTTCAAGGCCTGATAAGCATTAACGATTCCACCAGAAACAGAAATGTTCTGTAGCTTTTGCTTTCCCTGCCATTCTTCCGGAACGATGGTTACCGTTTTCATTAAAATATTTCTAATCTCCGGAGCTGATAATTTTGGATAATAGGAACGCAATAATGCTGCAATACCACAAACTACGGGAGAGGCCATACTGGTACCATGCATGCCCGAGTACTTATTATCAATCATGGTCGAATACACATCAAAACCCGGTGCAAAAAGATCTACCGATTTCTTCCCATAATTAGAGAAGCCCATAATTTCGCCAAATGGACTGGTTGCCCCTACTGTAATTACATTTTTCGCCTGTTTACCATTGTTATAAAACTGTGAAGGATAAAAAACAAATTGATCAGTATCTTCGGTAAAATTCCCTCCACCTCTTACAATCACGACATCCTTTTTTTCTGCGTACCGAATGGCTTCATCAACCAGGTATTTCAAGGGTGAAACACGTTTTCCAAAACTCATATTGATTAGCTGTGCTCCGTTATCTACGGCATAACAGATCGCTTTGGCTACATCCCGGTCATACTCATCCCCACTTGGCACCACTACACGGATCGGCATAATTTCTACCTGACCAGCAATACCTTCAATACCCAGGTTATTGGTACGGTCTGCAGCGATAATTCCAGCCACATGTGTTCCATGATCAGAACTTTGAAAACTCAATTGATTATTGCCCCAGTTTTGCCCGTCCTTAACGTCTTCCATTACAAAAGCACGGTCATCTTTCGATGCTGCAACCAATTTATTCTGATAATTAATTTTAGCCTGACTGATCATAAAATCGCCCATGGTATATAAAATATTTGCAGGCTGACTTACACTATATTTCGCCCCCTGAGCTCTTAATTTTAAAAGTTCGAAAGCAAAAACTAAATCTTTATCGTTTGCGAACTCCGGTTTTTCTTCGTTAAAAGTCTGAATAGTAACCACCTTATTGGGGTACTTTTTACGGA
This genomic interval carries:
- a CDS encoding phosphohydrolase; this encodes MIQVNDFLYGKMELPAVFSDLLNTDTLKRLGGIHQSGAIFLVNPDICHSRLEHAIGVTMLIRMLGGSELEQIAGLLHDISHTAFSHVGDYVFDNTDEDYHEKVFAEVLCKSEVPDVLLNYGYNVNQILYGTFDILEQPLPALCADRLDYTLRDGVHGGIISRQRAREFLTSVVLKDGKIAVNVETEVLWINEAFEKLNNDMFKLPLNLYANGKMAELIKKFLNKGILVESDLFKTDIMLLNKIRTSYEGYEAIKSIKQLKGFAEFMRHGAVPKIKKRTLNALLV
- a CDS encoding twin-arginine translocase TatA/TatE family subunit, coding for MSAIEIILIGVVILLIFGGKKIPELMRGIGRSVKEFKDAKDEPPVK
- a CDS encoding ABC transporter, whose product is MKTQKSIPTTKVERSAKFVKTGIQIGGNYIKHYSKKLFNPEMDREQLNEDNATDIYKSLSELKGSALKIAQMLSMDKNILPKSYVDKFTQSQYNAPPLSGPLIVRTFTKNFGKTPENIFDSFNLSSSNAASIGQVHQATLNGKKLAVKIQYPGVGDSISSDLKLVKPFAFRLLGMSERELNIYIKEVEERLLEETDYELEVRRSIEFSEACKNLSHVIFPKYYPELSGKRIITMDWIDGLHLKEFLQTNPSQALRNKIGQALWDFYNFQQHELRAVHADPHPGNFMITPDENLGVIDFGCIKEMPDDFYYPFFSLISTDVIHDKNKTIDAFRKLDMIHADDSPEQVEFYHQSYREMISLFAKPYTSKSFDFSKPDFFEQLYRYGEKISKMPEFKQARGVKHFIYVNRTNFGLYTILHELKATVKTDTYKPNV